The DNA segment tgctgagttatGTCAGCAGCCCCTGCCTTGTCATGAAGGGACCCGATGCTTGATGGGTAGTGTGGATTTAGACCTGGGGTGTTGGAGCACATGGGGGTCAGATCTGAAATAGAAACAGGGGCCACAGGACCTGAGAGAGAATACTCTCCTGAATGGGGTTAAGAAAAGCTTCCTGGAGccggcaatggtggcgcacgcctttaatcccagcacttgggaggcagaggcaggtcccagcctggtctacaaagccagggctatacagagaaaccctgtcttgaaaaaaaaacaaaaaagaaaagcttcctgGAAGAAAGGGCTGGGCCTGCAGAGGGAATGGATGGGGGTAACTACCAACATGGGGGGGAAGCCTGAGGGCCTGGAATTTGGACCCCTGAGGTAGGACTAAAACCTTGGGCTCTGGAGAACTACAGCAGGTGTTAGAGCCAGACTTAGAGCAAAATCTGACACTGCCTACCCGTCCTCCCCACAAGAGAGCCGTGTCGGGAGGAGGGTCAGGCGTTCATGGCTATTGTCATCCACTCTTGAATCCCGAGTGGCATTGTTTTAGATTGATGTATTGATTGATGTATTTATGTTGTATATGCCTTTTACTTGTGGCTTAGTTTGGTTTCTACCAAAAGTAGCTGGTTAGGAAACAGTTTTCTGTCTCAGCTCACAGTCCATCTCTGAAGATGGTCAGGCAGGACCTGAAAgaaggaggtgatgcagaggccatggaaggatgccactgttgctcagcctgctcctcatggtttgctcggcttgctttcttacagaatttaGAACCACCAtcccaggcatggcaccacccacaaagggctgagCCCTCCCCGACAATCACTGATTAATAAAATGTATAGTCATGATGGCCTTGAACGCCTGACCCTCCTCCCGACACGGCTCTCTTGTGGGGAGGACGGGTAGGCAGTGTCAGATTTTGCTCTAAGTCTGGCTCTAACACCTGCTGTAGTTCTCCAGAGCCCAAGGTTTTAATCCTACCTCGGGTCCAAATTCCAGGTCCCTCAGGCTTCCCCCCATGTTGGTAGTTACCCCCATCCATTCCCTCTGCAGGCCCAGCCCTTTCTTACAGTTgggacacatacctttaatcccagcattcagaatttgagaccagcctggactatacagagaaaccttgtctcaaagaaaagaaaacgtcccacaggcttgcctaaaACCCAACCTTATGGaaggattttcttaattgatgcTCCCTCCTCCAAGgattctagcttgtatcaagttggcataaaaaATTATCCAAGGGAGTCTCCGTAAGTGAATTGTTTATGGTgcaagcttgaagacctgagtttatgTCCCCATACTCACAAAAGGCCAGACACATCAGtggccccagcacttgggaatcagtGGTAGGCAGATCCCGGGGTTTGCTAGCcaaccagtctagccaaaatggtccagttccaggttcagtgagagaccctgtcataaaatataaatgaagggTCTGAGGCTATACCTCTGATAGAACAGTTGGCCAGCATGTAATGACCCAGGTTCCATACCTAGCACCCCATAAACCCTGGTGACATGCACTTGAGATtccagggtctcagaggcaggaagatcaggacaAATCATCCTTAGCAACATAGCAAgataaggccaacctgggcttcaTAAATTCCTATTTCTAAGTAAATGAGGGCTCAGCATGGAAAGGCACTTGCCggtcaagcctggtgacctgagttgatactggaacccacatgaaggtggGCAGAGTGGTCCTCTGCCCCCtacattcaccacacacacaacgACACAGTGTGATGAACAGGTCAGTGAGTAAGGTGGGGAGCCATAGAAGACAGCACAGTGGAAGCCTTAGCTGCGCACCACACAGCGCTAGTCAGAGCGCATGTATGAGAAGTAAagtttaaaagctgagtagtgcTGCTgcactctaatcccagcactcgggggcagaggcaggcggatctgtgaaattgaggccagcctggtccacagtgaGCTCTAGGGCAGCCACAGCTGTACAAGTAAAACcctcccagcactcagcaggctgaTAGCTACATCCTAAGCGAATTCCAAACCCAGCCTAGGCTGCACAGACCTGtcttaaaaacatgaaattggaggcagaggcaggcggatttctgagttcgaggccagcctggtctacaaagtgagttccaggacagccagggctatacaaagaaaccctgtctcgaaNNNNNNNNNNNNNNNaaaaaaaaaaaaaaaaaaaaaaaaaaaaaaaaaccatgaaattgGGAGGCTGGCCAGTGGCTCAACTATAAAAAGCTCTtatcaccatgcctgatgaccACACAGGGTGGGAAGGACTCCCCAATAAGTTGTACATGAAGActgttgtgtacacacacatacacacactcataattcttaaaatgttatacaactttttctgagacaaggtatGCTGTGCTGGAActctcgctctgtagaccaggcaggcctcaaattcTGAGACCCAccacctctacctcccgagtgttgggattaaaagcatgtgccccTACCCCCACATTTCctctcatttacttatttgtttgtttatttaaagatttgcatgctgggcgtggtggcgcacacctttaatcccagcacttcagaggcaggcagatttctgagttcgaggccagcctggtctacaaagtgagttccaggacagccagtgctatacagagaaaccctgtctcgaaaaatcaaaaaaataaaaaaataaaataaaaacttgtttATGCATACAGCGTTCTAcctacatgtatgcctgatggccagaagaggacaccaaacctcattatagatggttagctgggaattgaactcaggacctctggaagaacaaccagtgctcttaatctttgagccaattctccagcctTACATTTTCTTCATAAGTCCATGTTAACTCTACCTAAAATAACAAAAGCCTTACTTCTACCATCCCAGGAAtttgggtggctgaggcaggaggattgctgcatgTTTAAAGTCAGCCTGTACTATGAGACCTCAAAAAAATGAACTGTAAGTTGAGATCCAGCGTAGGAGGCTGGACTCATTACAATGAGCCTTTCCCGGGACATCACAGAAAAGGTGGAGCCACCCCCAGGAGCAGAGCCCTGCCGCATCGCTGGCGAGCTGTGAACTACAAGTCCCAGGAGGCATCGCGCGGGTCACCACCCACTTCCGGATCTCAAGTTCTTACTTCCCAAGTCCCGGGCGGGGTTTGATCCTTCAACCGAACTCGACGACGAAGGCGGAGATGCAGAGGCCAATTGTAACGCGAACGAGCACCGGCCGGCCAATGGGAGTGCGTCGGGAGCGGCCGCCGTGAAGGGCGGGGCCAGCACGCGGGCCAATGACGCGCGGTGCTGTCGCCATCGGAGTGAGCTGCGCGGCGGCTGGAAGTGGCTGTGCGGCGGCTACTGGGAAGGaggctgcggcggcggcggcggcggcggcggcggcggcggcggaggcggccCGGGTGGCAGAAGACGCGGACGATGGTGAGCGCGGCCATGCGGCCTCCCTTACTGCCCGGCATGGCGGCACGGGGTCCCTCACTGTCTCTGAAGGCTCCCCGCCCGATCCCCCCCagccccggccccgcccctcgCGCTGACCTGTGACCTATGACCCCTCCCCCGATCCCTCCGAGGGCTGCCCATCGACCCCACTAGGGCTCTTTCTGCGAACCCTGACCCTAGGTATGCTTCCAGGCCTGACAACTCATTCATTTCCGGGTCGCGACTGTCTCTTGTCTCCCCCTCCCGGAAATTGCTTGCGATGGGGTGGGGTCCCTTGAGACACCCCCCCTCCCGCTCCGGGCTGTTCGACTTGGCTCCTCGGGTTCCGGGCATTTGAGGTGCGGGTCTGGGTTCATCGTAGGGAGGGGgttgtctctgtcacacacaggGCTTTGTCACTAAAGGAGATGCGACATCGCGCCAGACCCGTTTCCCAGGTTCCCACCCCTTTCTCTCATCTGGAGCCCACACTTGTCCTTAAAGATGTAACGGCTTCTTCTCCCTGTTTGCAAAATGAGGGTGCCCACCCCTTAGGATGGGGTCTCCACAGGGCTAACACAGGCACCTGCCCACGGATGATGGAGTCCAGACCCCATATGCCAGCCACACCCTGGAGAATAGGTAGTGAAGCACACAGAAGAGTTTCTAGACAGGGAGAGTTGTGGCTGGGAGGTCCCTCCCTCACCTCTGCACCCTCCTTCACCACACCAAAAGTCTGTCCCCACCGCCTTCCAGAGGCCTGtcccacctcctccctaccctcgCCCATCCCAGCCCCTTGGCCATCTTTAGTTAACATAGAATCAGGTTTTCGAAGAGGACCCTTGTGTGATTTCTGACATAGCAAGCATCCTTGGACTCCTGAGGtgagtctgctcctggcttcctttcagGGGCAGCACCCTGCTTTGTGACCTCATCCCCACCTGCTTAGCCCTTTCCTAGTGGCCACTTCCTCTGGTTCCCAAGTCCCTTCTGTCCCAGGACCTTTGCACCAGCTGCACCTCTGCCTGTGTGGCTTCCTTGCCCTCAAAGGCCCATGAGGGGGTTTTCACCTATGTCTTGAGGCCTTATTAGTTCACAGGAGGAGGCTCTGTCTGCCTTTAGAAATGCAGACAGGTACACACTCACGCCTTGACCTGAGGGATCTCTGCTAGCCTTGcactcccccagcccccatcttgttgcttccacctcccaagtactgggggtAACAGCTGTGGGGGCATAAGTAGGACAGGACAGTCTTTTGCATGGCTGCCCCAGGCTTGCCTGGACCCCACACTAGCCTGGCTTTTGCTACCAAGCCACACATAGCATCCTCTGGGCTAATGGCCCCAGGCACCTTGGTTCTGGAGCCCCTTGTCTGTAGCAGTGCTCTGgcctgggggtgtggggagggaacaTTGAAACCTGCACCCTAGAGTGGTCTGAAGTGCTCCCGGGatgagccagagccagagcagcAGGTCAGAGCGGACAACAGAGACACTGAGGGTGCCTAGCCGTTTTCCAGGCCTGCAGAGGGGGTGGCCATTGGCACAGCATTTCTGCATTATTGGAGCATCCCGGGCCTGGGCCTTGGGAATGTCACAGGGAGCAGTACTGGGGGCCCGTGCCCGGCTGTACATTGGTGCATGTCATTGCTCACTGGCAGGCACGTGATAGCACACACAGTGACATGTCAGGGCAGGGCACACCAACAATGTGGTCCGTGTGCAGCCCCTCCCAGACCCGAGTGATATTTGGTGAGTTGGTAAACATCCTTGCCGCCTCCCCAAGTGTAGCAGAATGAAGACAATTACAGGTCCCTCGCCTCAGCTGCCAGCTCCTTCTGGGGGTATAAAGGGGGCCACCCCCTTCCCAGGCCAGGCCTGGCTGGCCATTCACACGCCTGTAACTTTAGTCCACAttgactttttgagacatggtgttGTGACCATGGCCAGGCAGCCCTCAAACTGGTGGACCCTCCATTCTCTCTGCCCACCCCGACTGAGCGGGGGCAGCAGGTGGGTACCATGCCCATCTTCTGAAGTACCCTCTCATTATTGCCCCCCTCCACGAGCATACACACGTAACACACAtcgtgtctctgtgtagccctggctgttggaATTCCGTCTGTAGACCCACTGGCCTTGAACACTGTCTCCTGGGCACTGGGACTGAGGGcgttcaccaccactgcctggcttcactaTTGCTTTGTCGtcgttttgagatagggtctcactctgtggcccaggcaggTTTGGGACTTGTAATAATCCCCCTGTCTTAGTCTCGTGGGTGTGGGGATGGCAGACAGGCACTGCTGCGCCCAGAGGAAGTACAACTTTAAAAACTTCTGGGCTAGTGAGATAGCGCAGGTAAAGGGTTTACAGTTATGCTGGTGACAGACCCACCTGGAAGGGGACGTGACCTGAATATCTTGTCTTCTaagcgcgcgcgcgtgcgcacacacacagacacccatacGCCgtccctcacacaaacacataaagcaCCAGATGGGTGTACCCTGGCCTGCACTGGAGGCCTTacacccacccctgtctccaggcAGACTTTCTGAAAGGCTTGCCCGTCTACAACAAGAGCAACTTCAGCAGGTTCCACGCGGACTCTGTGTGCAAGGCCTCGGTGagtgtggggctgggggtggcaTCACTGTCCTGAGGACGAGGGTTGCCAGCTAACCCACCGCTCCCCATCCACAGAACCGCCGTCCCTCAGTATACCTGCCGACCCGAGAATACCCGTCAGAACAGAGTGAGTACTGGAGGGCTTCGCCCTCCGCGCAGCTAGGAAGGGCCTGTGGAGGGGTAAGGGGTTATCCTGGGGACAACAGCCACTGTGCCTAGGAGCAGCAGACACTGGCTCTCCTCAGCCATGACTGCCCTGCTCTCTCCTGCTGTCTGCATATCAAGACTATAAATCGGGGCTCCACCCCAGCATAGCAGCCATGAAACAGGCGAGGTGAGCCCACCTGCTCTCCCAGCGCTCTGGATGCTGAGGCCgcaggatcagaagtttaaatgTGAGTTTAGATTGCGTGTGAGAGCCAGATGCCTCGGCTGCAGTCTGTAATGGGAATCGGCAGTCTAGGACCAGCCAGCCTGTGCAGCAAAGAACAAAGGCTCATCAACAAGGCAAAGGTGAGGGCTAGCACCGAGGTTGATCTCTGGCCCCCACACACAGTCCGAGGCACGCGTGCACCCACGTGGATGTTCAGAAAGCATGGAAATGGTGAGGGCCGTGATTCCTGGGCCTGTGGGCAGCGCTGTCCGGGCCCTGTGCTGTGGCGTAGGAGAAAAGGGCCTGGTGGTTTTAACTGTCAAGAAAGAAtctggaagccgggcgtggtggcgcacacctctaagcccagcactcgggaggcagaggcaggtgaatttctgtgagtttcaggccagcctggtctacagagtgagctcgaGGACAGCCAGAGTGATACCTGGTCTCAAACCATGTAGTCTGATGTCCAGGAGACGGCTCAGGAGGTATAGATGCCCACCACCAGGCtgattcagtccccagaactcacctagtagaggagagaaacaactcccccAGTGTGTACACCCACCTACCCCAGCAAGGGGACGTCCGTGTTATTGCTGCAGCAGCAGGGGACCCGAGTCCAGACCCCAGCATCTTGCTGTGCCTCACGTACATCCTGTATCTCTCTCTAGCTTCAGAGGATACAACGCCCTCTTGTGGCCTTCTGGGACATgcgtaacacccccccccccacacacacacacacatatataaatttaaaataatcaaaatcaattcttaaaaacaaaatgaatctttttaagaACCAGGAAAGAGGGCAAGGCTCATGCATGGTGTAGTACCCTGCCATGGGTGAGGTTCTGTCCCTAGTTCCCAAACCTCCCTGTTGCCTCGGATTTCTTCCTTGGTGTCTCACCACCTTGGATGGGCCCTGGGAGAATACAGAAGCAGAGGAGGTAACCTCAGCCGTGTGCTGGCCTGCGTCCTGGAGCTTGTGCTCCATCCTTGGCACTGAAGCCATGTTCCGAACGGGCTGTCCTAGCCTGAGAGCCTAAGGGTGGGGTTCTCAGGGCagtggagactgaggcagagttGGAGCTCTGTACTCAGAAGAGAAATGCCAATCTTCAGACATTTCTAAGATACGAGTGCTGAATTTGAGCTCCACTTCTGGCAAGGCGGGCCAGGAGGCCAAGGCGCGGGTCCtagactcactctctctctttgcttctcagtCATTGTGACAGAAAAGACGAACATACTCCTGCGGTACCTGCACCAGCAATGGGACAAAAAGGCAAGGTTCTTACTGGGGACTGGGGATATTTGAGAGGGGGCTTGAGGGCTGAGTAGGAGTTCTTCAGGTGACCAGGACAGTGGAGAAGTATTTCAATGGGCACTTAAGAGACAGGACGAATCTGGTACATCCCAGCCATTGCCCAGCCCACCTGGTACATGACTgtcacccagcactcaggaagctgagaggcagTGTTTTTGAGTCAGCCTGAGGTACATGACACCatgaatttggtttttgttttgttttgttttgttttgtttgtttgtttgtttgagacagggtttctctgtatagctctggctgtcctggaactcactttgtagaccaggctggcctcgaactcagaaatccacctgtctctgcctcccaagtgctgggattaaaggcgtgcgccaccacgcccagcttatgaatttgttttttgtttttgtttggttttttttgacaCAAGTCTCACTGAGCCCAGGATGTCCTCATagaatgatcctcctgcctcttgacTTCCAGGTGGTAGTCTACAGACCTGTGCCACCTCAGCCAATTTAGAGATTGTGTAAAaagacacacccacccaccctgcctgGGTACCTTGCGGGCGCCCTGGTTGCTGGCTGACGGCTCCCTCAGAGCCTTTGAGAAGAGGTCATGGGCAGAGACGCACAACTttaccccagcactccagaggcaaaaAAGAGGatctcttttgagtttgaggctagcctggtctacatagttttGGAATACCAACGCTATGTAGAGATTGTCTCAAAAGGGTGGGGGGAAGACCCATGCCACTGGCTGCCCGGATGCTGTCCTCATCTagactctcttcccttcccccacctccagaaTGCTGCCAAGAAGAGAGACCAAGAGCAGGTGGAGGCGGAGGGCGAGAGCTCAGCGCCACCCCGCAAGGTGGCCCGGACCGACAGCCCCGACATGCCGGAGGACACCTAGGTCCTGTGCATCGCCCCTCGTATGTCAGCTCTGTCCGCTCCCACCCGCGTGTGTAAGCGCGGCCCGCCTCCTACATCCAGCCCGCGCCCTCCGACCTCATAGGatccatgtatttattttccttgagTTTTTATTTATGCTGTAACTCGTGTCAAGCATTGGTTAAAGGGACACCAGGCCCAGCCGCGAGGTATCAGTACATGCTTTTTAAAGCACAGTGGTGTCCCCCACCCGGCCACCCACAGTGAGACCTCGCCAGGGTCCAGAGCCCAGGGCGGGCTGGTCCCCCAACACACCGAGCGGCCTTTTCGCTCCTTCCCACCCACAGGCCTGGCCGGGTCGCAGGTCCTCCGGGTCCTCCCATGCCCAGGCCTCACTCTGAGCCCGTGCCAGGGCAGGAAAGAGCTGGCTCCTCTGGATCTTTCTTTTACATCATTTATCATGGACTAGCCCGTGCTCCACGTCCACCCCAATAAAAGGACCTTTCCTACTCCATACGGCGTCTTTGCTCCGCAAACTTCGGCCGGAGCCGCTGGGACCTGTTGGAACCAACCCCTGCCCGGGGTCCTTAGGCCAGGTCCCCTGGGAGACTGAGTCCAGGATAGTACCACGGGGCTAACCAACAGCCACCCACCACTGGGCATCATGTGCAAGGCACGCCAGCCTCCAGCACTGGTATCCATCTGGCCATTCGAGAACATTGCAGGGCTGAGGTGGCCATATCGTCATGGGGATATGGGGGAACTACCTGGACTGGTAGAGTGGCTGTGCATCCTCAGCCGTAGCATGGTACACACTGCAAGGATGGGGTTCTGGGGACCCTACACACTTGTGAAGGCTAACGGTGTCTGTGTTCACCAGGCGCCATTATTTGACTGTGACCCTACTGACCTGGGCCTGGCAACTGTGACTTGGCAACTGCTGCCATGCCCTATTAACCCCGGGGTGCCCTGGCCAAAATACTCCACAGTACCCTTCCTGGACCTGCTCCCGTGTCTGCCTCTGATGGCCTCTCCCCTTTCAGATCCACGCAAaagtttctcccactctcaggtCTTGGTCTGAATTCCAACTGCCTTCCTAGGATTGCCTTTTGCTGTGCGACTACTGTGCACTCTTGGGGAGCGTCACCTGGACCACCCAGGTTCCTGCAGGCTGCCATATGACCTGAGTCTAGGCTCAGCAGGCTTCTCCCGGTGCGGAACCTCTATGTCCTGGGCACCCCTATGAGTGAACCATGCTCATATCACATCTGGCTGAGGTGTGGGGTGCCATGTGCATCTGGACCCAGACCAGAGAGGACCTGGACCTCCTAGAGGCCTCATTCTGGGAGAGCTAGGGTGCTCAGCCTCCAGCCACGGATTTGGCAAGGCCCCTTCACTGCTCTGACCTCGAGCACTGTTGAAATAGACATTTTATTGCATTTCTGCCGTTTTacaaaaatatgacaaaataaattaaaaacaaataaataaccgCCCATCCTGTGTATTTTTCTGTACTGTGGAGGGTCCGCGCGAGGCCCCCCATCCTGGTCGGGAGAACGGCAGGGGCGCGGCGGGGCTAGTGGCGGGCTGTGGGCCAGCAGGCGGGCTGCGCAGGGGCATCCACAGGGGCATCCGCGGGGACACGGGGCGGGTTGTCGCCGCAGCCCCAGGGCGCGTCCCAGCGCCAACAGCCGGCGGGAGGCGAGACGGACCCTGCGGAGGGAGAGCGCGGTTCGCAGGGCCCCACGGCGCCCACCGCCCTCGCGACGCGCGCCCCGGTTAAGGCCTGTGACCTGCGTCCTCCGGCCGCGGCTCCGGCTCGGCGGCCGCGGGCTCGTCCCCGGCGCTCCTGTGAGCGCGTGCGCCGCCCCCGGGGGCCCCGTTGGCTGAGGGCTCGCGCGCCGCGAATGCGAACAGCTTCCCGGGCCGCGGCGGGGACGGGCCTCGCTCGGGAGCCTTGAGGAAGCGCAGGCTGAGGAAGGCGGGCAGGCGCGTGTCCGCGGGCGAGCGCGGCGGGGGCGCGCACCCGGTGGGCGCGGGCGGCCGAGTCTGCAACGGGATGATCTGCTTCAGCCGCAGCACAGGTCCGGGTGGCAGCAGCGCTCCGGGCCGTCGGGGCCGCTCGCTGCCCTTGGCCTTGGCAGCGCCGCGCTCCGCCACGGGGTCTGGGCCCGGGGCCTCCGCGCGCGCCTCCTCGCGGCCTCCCGCGTCGCGCTCCCGCCGCGCCTGCTGCTCCGCGTGCCGCTGCCGCTCCTCCTCCTCGCGCCgtcgccgctgctgctgctgaaagCGCTGCTGCGCCTGCCGCTCGTGCCGCTGCGTATTGGGGGGAGACAGGCGGACTGAGAGCCGACTACGACCAGGCTCCGAACCCCTGACCAGCCCCCCTGTCCCCAGTGCCTGAGGAACTGAGAGGAGATAAGGAAACTGGGCTGCTGCTCAGAGAGAAGCGGGTCGGGGAggctattttccctttctttgtgtgtttttgagacCCAAATTCTGAATCTTCCAGCCTcgccctcctcagtgctgggatcacagacatgagccaccactcaGGACCCGTCATTATAAATTAACTAAAATTCAGTTTGGAACTGATGAGGACCAGTAGTAGAGCCACAGACTAGAACCCCGCCCTGAAGGAGTGGGGATTTGACTCAGGTAGAATGACAGTCTAAAATCCTGTCTCCTGGTTGGACACTCTCCTAAAGTCTTCCCTAGAAGGTGCAGCTCCTTGGCCCTTCATGCGGTTTGCAGAGGAGTTTGTTAGAGGCGGACTGGCAAGCTGAAGAATGAACATTCTTGAGAGCTTGTGCCATCAAGAATCGAGACAACACCCACTGCGGTGAGCGCAAGCTACAGTCGTCCCTTAGTATCCACGGGGGTTGGGTCCAGGACCCACAAGCATGGCTGCTCTGGTCCCTTCTACAGAGGCATCCTGCTTTTCTGTATGCTCGCTCACAccctcctgagggctggagggatggctcagtggttaagaggagcCCGGTTTCCttgccaggacccacatggcagctcacagttatctgtaacttccattccaggggatccaatgccctctactGGTCCCCAAGGGCACTGTATAAACAcagtgcatatgcacacatgcaaacaaaagaCTCATAacttaaagttaaataaatgtaaacaagaaCGTCTTGGGATGAGTCGCTGGGAATGCCCTGTGGGAGCTGCTCTGCAGAGGCACCGTGCCCCACAGCTGAGGTCCCAGCTAACCGAGGGGCTGCGATGGAGGACTGCTCACGGTAGCAGGCCCAAGCTTGGACTGCACACTAAGACTCACTAACACCAAAcataaggaattttaaaaagaaaaacaaaacagaacaaaaaacag comes from the Mus pahari chromosome 19, PAHARI_EIJ_v1.1, whole genome shotgun sequence genome and includes:
- the Dda1 gene encoding DET1- and DDB1-associated protein 1 translates to MADFLKGLPVYNKSNFSRFHADSVCKASNRRPSVYLPTREYPSEQIIVTEKTNILLRYLHQQWDKKNAAKKRDQEQVEAEGESSAPPRKVARTDSPDMPEDT